The Plantactinospora sp. KBS50 sequence CCAACGACATCCGCTTGCTGAGTCTCACCAGGTCCCGCTGAAGCACAGCAAACATCATCCGTGGTCGGCAGCCGACGGGTCCACCCGGATACTGCGATGACGACCGGATCCGTCAGCCGGCGAGTTGGTCGCGGCGGCGGGTGAGGTAGGCCCGCTCGGCGGAGTTGCCGGTCAGCTCGATGGCCCGGTCGTAGGCGATCCGCGATTCGCCGCTGCGTCCCAGCCTCCGCAGCAGGTCGGCGCGGGCGGCGTGGAAGGCGTGGTAGCCGTCGAGGCTCTCGGCGAGCCGGTCGATCTCGGCGAGCCCGACCCCGGGGCCGTCGATCTCGGCGACCGCGACCGCGCGGTTGAGCCGGACGATCGGGGAGGGGTCGACCAGCGTCAGCCGGCCGTAGAGGGCGACGATGGCGGCCCAGTCGGTGTCCCGGATGGACGGCGCGGCCGTGTGCACCGCGTTGATCGCGGCCTGCAGCTGGTAACGCCCGGGTGGGTCGCCGCCGGCGGCGACCGCCGCGATCCGCTCGCGGAGCAGGGCGGTGCCCTCGGCGATGAGGCCGCGGTCCCAGGCGCCGCGGTCCTGCTCGTCGAGGGTCACCAGCTCCCCGGTGCGGGACACCCGGGCCGGCCGCCGGGCGTCGGTGAGGAGCATCAGGGCAAGCAGGCCGACCACCTCGCCGTGATCCGGCAGGAGGGCTCGGAGCAGCCGGCCGAGCCGGATCGCCTCGTCGCTGAGGTCGGCGCGTACCGGATCGTCCCCCGCGCCGGCCAGGTAGCCCTCGTTGAAGACGAGGTAGACGACCGCGAGCACGCCGGCGAGCCGCTCGCGGATGTTTCCGGCCGAGGGCACCCGGTACGGGATGTGCGCCGCCTTGATCTTCGCCTTGGCGCGGGTGATCCGTCGGGCCATCGTGGTCTCCTGCACCAGAAAGGCGCGGGCGATCTCGGCGACGCCGAGGCCGCCGAGCAGCCGGAGGGTGAGCGCCACCCGGGCCTCCATCGACAGCGCCGGATGGCAGCAGGTGAAGATGAGTCTGAGCCGGTCGTCCTCGACCGGCCCGGTCGGCTCGGGAGGGCTGTCGTCGTACACGATCCGGGCCGCCTGGTGTTTGGCGTCGCGTTGCGCATCGCGACGCAGCCGGTCGATTGCCTTGCGGGTCGCGGTGGTGGCCAGCCAACCGCCGGGATTGGCCGGTACGCCCTCGCGTGGCCACCGTTCCGCGGCCGTGACGAACGCTTCGGCCGTGGCGTCCTCGGCAACGTCGAGGTCCCCGAAACGGCGGGCGAGGGCGGCGACCACCCGCGCCCACTCCTCGCGGTGGACCCGGATGATCGCCTGCTCGGCGGCGGGGCCGGTCACTCCGGCCCGGAGTCGGTGCGCCGGGTCCGTCCGGGACCCCGGAACCGGTGCACCTCCTGCGGCCAGTCGAGCACGGTCGCGAGCCGGCCGGCCCAGTGTCGCGCCGCGGCGTCGTCCGGTACGTCCACGACGGCGAAGCCACCGAGGTGCTCCTTGGTCTCGACGTACGGGCCGTCGGTGAAGACGGGCCTGCCGTCCACCGACTCGACGCTGCAGATCGCGGTGGACCGGTCGAGGCCCCCGTTCGTGAAGATCAGGACGCCCTCCGCCTGCATCTCGTCGACGACCGCCCGGACGGCCGTGGCCTTTTCCTGGATCTGTTCCGCCGTGTGCTCGGGCACCCACTCATCGTTGAAGGTGATCAGGTACTCCGTCATGATCGTCTCCTCCCGGCCCTCGGACGAGGGCCCGCGCGCTCCGCGTGCCGGCGACCCGGCCGGCCGCCGTACACCGGTTCCACGAACGGCCCCACCCCGATACGACACCATCCCGCAAAGTCGAGACGACAACGCCGCCGGGCGAAGCTCCAGGGCGCGCCGCAGCCCCCGCCAGTCCTATTGCCGGTCCCTCCAAGGATGCGGCACGTCGATCGCCCGCGCCGCTAGCGGTCCCAGAGGGCCGCGACGTGGCGGGCGTCGGTGCCGCAGCAGCCGCCGACGATGCGTACCGCCGGCAGGTGCTGCCGCAGTGCGTCCAGCGCCACGCGCAGGTCGGGGATGTCGCCCTCGTCGAGATCCTCCGCGACGTCCAGTTCGGCGTGGGTCCGGCGTGAGGCGTTCGGCCGGAGGGCGGCGATCGAGCGGGTGGCGGAGTCGTCGTCGAGACCACCGGCGATGTGGTCGGGGTGGGCGCAGTTGACCCCGAAGTATGCGACCGGGCCGGCGGTGGCGACCTCGGCGATCGCGACGCCGAGCGGGGTGGCGTCGGGCAGGCGTCCGTCGGTCTCCACGGTGAACGAGATGGCGACGGGCAGACCCACCTCGTTGGCGGCCCGCACGATCCCGGCGGCCTCGGCGGTGGTCGTCATCGTCATGGCGTGCGCGAGGTCGGCGCCGGCGGCCGCGAACGCCTCGATCTGCGGGCGGTGGTAGCGCGCCGCCCCGGCGACCTCGGGCCGCTGGTCGGCGACGTAGCCGTCGCCACGGGGTCCGATCACTCCCGACACCACGATGTCGTCGATGCCGGTCAGGCGTTGGCCGATCCGGTGCAGCAGCGCGATGGCCGCTCGATTGACCCGGTCCAGCGCCGCCGCGTCGTAGCCGAGGGTAGCGCCCCAGTCCGGGTTCGCCCGCCACGTCGGCGCCTCCAGCAGTAGGCCGGCACCGGCGCGCCGCGCTATGGCGGCGTACCCGTCGTAGTAGTCGGTCAGGTGGCCGCGGCCGGTCTCGTCCTCCACCAGCGGAAAGGAGGCGAATGCGGGAAGGTCCAGCCCGCGGTGGTAGATGAGGTCGGTCTCCAGGCCGCCATCCGTGACGTAGCGGCCCGTGTCGGACAGGACGAAGGTCATGGTCACTCCTTGTATCAGACTGTTTGGTCTGATTGAAGCAGACCAAACAGTCTGATACAAAGGGTCTGTATGGCACGCGACAGCACCGCGACGCGGGAACGCATCCTTGAGGCAGCCGAACGGCTCGTGCTCGAATACGGCTTCGGCTCCACGACGGTGGACGGCGTCGTGGCCGCCTCGGGCACGTCGAAGGGTGCCTTCTTCCACCACTTCGCCGGCAAGCAGGAGTTGGCCCGCGCGTTGGTGGCCCGGATCGCGGCGGCCGATCACCGCCTGCTCGCCGCGGCGCTCGCCGAGGTCGCTCCACTCGGTGACCCGGCCGCACGGCTACTGGCGTTCCTGGCCCACTTCGAGCAGGTGGCGGGCACGGTGGTCGAGGAGGAGACCGGCTGCCTCTACATCAGCGTGCTGACCGAGCGCCAACTCATCGACTCCGGTACGGCGGACCAGATCGCCGAGGTGGTCCGGACCTGGCGGACGGCGATCGCCGAACTGGTGCGGGCGGCCTTCCTCGGCCGCGCCGACGGGGGGATCGACGCCGAGGAACTGGCCGACCACGTCTTCGTCACCTTCGAGGGAGCTTTCCTGCTCAGCCGCGCGCTCGGCGAACCCCACGTCGCCGCCCAACTGCGGGTGCTGCGGCTCATGCTGGCCGGCCTGCTCGCGTGACCGATCTCCCGTCCCGCGGCTCCGGGCTCCGTACCGCCGACCCGACCCGTACCGCCGACCCGTGCCGCCGACCCGACACCGCGCTGAGCCGCCGACCCGACCCGACGCGGCGCGGGTCCGCGCCGCGTCAGCGGCGGGAGCCCGGGCCGCGCACAGTCAGAGGATGGTCCAGGTGTCGCCGGCGTTGAGCAGGGCGCCCAGCCGCTCCTGCGGGCTGGCGGTGTCCGCCGTGCGGGCCGCGGCCACCTGCTCCTGCACGATCCCGTCGTAGGTGGGGCGCTCGACGTTGCGGAACACGCCGATGGGGGTGTTCCGCAGGTCGAAGCCGGGCAGCCGGGAGAGCGCGAACGCGTACGCGGGCTCGGCCACCGTCGCGTCGTGCACGACGATGTCCTCGGGCGCCACCGAGGCGGTGTCCCGGACCTCCAGGCCGAAGGCGCCGGGCGGGTGTACCACGCAGAACTCGCCGTCGCGGCCGAAGGTGATCGGCTGGCCGTGCTCCAGCCGGATCAGGTAGTCGTCCCGGGTCGCCGGCTCCTTCAACTCCTCGAAGGCGCCGTCGTTGAAGATGTTGCAGTTCTGGTAGATCTCCACGAAGGCCGATCCGGGGTGCGCGGCCGCGGCCCGCAGCACCGACTGGAGGTGCTTGCGGTCCGAGTCGATGGTCCGGGCCACGAAGGTGGCCTCGGCGCCCAGCGCCAGCGACAGCGGGTTGAACGGCGAGTCGGCCGAGCCGACCGGGGTCGACTTGGTGATCTTGCCGAGTTCGGACGTGGGCGAGTACTGGCCCTTCGTCAGCCCGTAGATCCGGTTGTTGAACAGCAGGATCTTGAGGTTGACGTTCCGCCGCAGCGCGTGGATCAGGTGGTTTCCGCCGATCGAGAGCGCGTCACCGTCCCCGGTCACCACCCACACCGACAGGTCCGGACGGGTTGCCGAGAGCCCGGTGGCGATCGCCGGCGCCCGACCGTGGATCGAGTGCATCCCGTACGTGTTCATGTAGTACGGGAAGCGCGACGAGCAGCCGATGCCGGAGATGAAGACGATCCGCTCGCGGGGGATGTTGAGTTCCGGCATGAACCCCTGCACGGCGGCCAGGATCGCGTAGTCCCCGCAGCCGGGACACCAGCGCACCTCCTGGTCGGACTTGAAGTCCTTCGCGGTGAGCTTCAGGCTGACGGGTTCAGGCATTCTTGACTACCTCTTCCAGCATGGTCTCCAGCTCGGCCGCCGTGAACGGCAGGCCGCGGACCTGGTTGTAGCCGATCGCGTCGACCAGATAGCGCGCCCGGATCACGTGCGCGAGCTGGCCGAGGTTCATCTCCGGGATCACCACCCGCTCGTACCGGCGCAGCACCTCGGCCAGGTTCGCCGGCAGCGGCGAGAGGTGCCGCAGGTGCGCCTGGGCCACCGGCAGCCCGCGCTGGCGCAGCGTCCGGCAGGCGGCGCCGATCGGCCCGTACGTCGATCCCCAGCCCAGGACCAGCACCCGGGCGGCGTCGTCCGGATCCTCCACCTCGATGTCGGGGACGGGGATGCTCTCGATCCGCGCCGCCCGGGTCCGGACCATGAAGTCGTGGTTGGCCGGGTCGTACGAGATGTCGCCGGTCTTGTCGGCCTTCTCCAGCCCGCCGATCCGGTGCTCCAGGCCCGGCGTACCGGGGATGGCCCACGGCCGGGCCAGGGTGGCCGGGTCGCGCAGGTACGGCAGGAAGGTGCCGTCCGGACCGTTCGGCCCGCTGGCGAACTCGACCCGCAGGTCCGGCAGCGACTCCACCTCGGGCAGCAGCCAAGGCTCGGAGCCGTTCGCGACGTAGTTGTCCGACAGCAGGATCACCGGCGTGCGGTAGGTCAGGGCGATCCGGGCCGCCTCCAGCGCCGCGAAGAAGCAGTCGGACGGGGAGCGCGGCGCGACCACCGCGACCGGCGCCTCGCCGTGCCGGCCGAACAGCGCCATGTTCAGGTCGGCCTGCTCGGTCTTGGTGGGCATGCCGGTGGACGGTCCGGCCCGCTGCACGTCCACCACCACCAGCGGCAGTTCCAGGGCCACGGCCAGGGAGATGGTCTCGCCCTTGAGCGCCACGCCCGGTCCGCTGGTCGTGGTCACCCCGAGCGAGCCGCCGTACGAGGCGCCCAGCGCGGCGCCGATCGCGGCGATCTCGTCCTCGGCCTGCATGGTGGTCACGCCGAACCGCTTGTGCTTGCTCAGCTCGTGCAGGATGTCCGAGGCCGGGGTGATCGGGTACGCGCCGAGGAACACCGGCAGCCCGGACCGGACACCGGCGGCGACCAGACCCAGCGCCAGCGCGGCGTTCCCGGTGATGTTCCGGTACGTCCCCGGGGCCATCTGCGCCGGCTTGACCTGGTAGCGGACCGCGAAGTCCTCGGTCGTCTCGCCGAAGTTCCAGCCGGCCTTGAAGGCCGCCACGTTGGCCGCCACCAGTTCGGGGCGGGCGGCGAACTTGCGCTCCAGGAAGCGCAGCGTCGAGGCGTAGGGGCGGGAGTACATCCAGGAGAGCAGGCCGAGCGCGAACATGTTCTTGGCCCGCTCGGCGTCCTTCTTGGACACGTCGTGCTCGGCGAGCGCGCCGACCGTCATCGAGGTGAGCGCCACCGGGTGCAGCGCGTAGCCGTCCAGCGTGCCGTCTTCGAGCGGGTTGCTCTGGTAGCCCACCTTGGCCAGGCTGCGCTTGGTGAACTCGTCCGTGTTGACGATGATGTCCGCGCCGCGCGGCAGGTCGCCCAGGTTCGCCTTGAGCGCGGCCGGGTTCATCGCGACCAGCACGTTTGGCGAGTCACCCGGGGTGAGGATGTCGTAGTCGGCGAAGTGCACCTGGAAGCTCGACACGCCCGGCAGCGTGCCGGCCGGCGCGCGGATCTCGGCCGGGAAGTTGGGCAGGGTGGAGATGTCGTTGCCCAGTTGCGCCGTCTCCGAAGTGAACCGGTCACCGGTCAGCTGCATACCGTCGCCCGAGTCCCCGGCGAACCGGATCACGACCCGGTCCAGCTGACGGACCTGCTTGTTCACGGTCCTACCTCGCTTCGCTCGACGCCGCGCCGGGGCCGCAACACGTACCGGCGTGCGTGAGCCTGCCGGTGACGTCGCCTCCCCAGCCGCGGGACTTCTCCTGTAAGCCGGCGACGGGATCCGGCGACAGTGCCGGCACCGTCCTGTCACCCCTGAGCCTACGTCGAAACGGCCATGGATCAGTCGGCAAGAGGTGGAGGATGGCTCGCGGCTAAGCGGACGAAGGGGATAGTTGCTGTCTCAACTCCCCCAGGGGTAACTCAGATCACGCCCTCAGTCGACCGCGCCGCCGGCGTCGACCACCGGCGGTCGTCGTTGTTCGCCCATCCGCCGCCGCAACGTACCGGTTGCCAGCGCGAGCGCCAGGA is a genomic window containing:
- a CDS encoding YciI family protein — its product is MTEYLITFNDEWVPEHTAEQIQEKATAVRAVVDEMQAEGVLIFTNGGLDRSTAICSVESVDGRPVFTDGPYVETKEHLGGFAVVDVPDDAAARHWAGRLATVLDWPQEVHRFRGPGRTRRTDSGPE
- a CDS encoding RNA polymerase sigma factor, which produces MTGPAAEQAIIRVHREEWARVVAALARRFGDLDVAEDATAEAFVTAAERWPREGVPANPGGWLATTATRKAIDRLRRDAQRDAKHQAARIVYDDSPPEPTGPVEDDRLRLIFTCCHPALSMEARVALTLRLLGGLGVAEIARAFLVQETTMARRITRAKAKIKAAHIPYRVPSAGNIRERLAGVLAVVYLVFNEGYLAGAGDDPVRADLSDEAIRLGRLLRALLPDHGEVVGLLALMLLTDARRPARVSRTGELVTLDEQDRGAWDRGLIAEGTALLRERIAAVAAGGDPPGRYQLQAAINAVHTAAPSIRDTDWAAIVALYGRLTLVDPSPIVRLNRAVAVAEIDGPGVGLAEIDRLAESLDGYHAFHAARADLLRRLGRSGESRIAYDRAIELTGNSAERAYLTRRRDQLAG
- a CDS encoding 2-oxoacid:ferredoxin oxidoreductase subunit beta, with product MPEPVSLKLTAKDFKSDQEVRWCPGCGDYAILAAVQGFMPELNIPRERIVFISGIGCSSRFPYYMNTYGMHSIHGRAPAIATGLSATRPDLSVWVVTGDGDALSIGGNHLIHALRRNVNLKILLFNNRIYGLTKGQYSPTSELGKITKSTPVGSADSPFNPLSLALGAEATFVARTIDSDRKHLQSVLRAAAAHPGSAFVEIYQNCNIFNDGAFEELKEPATRDDYLIRLEHGQPITFGRDGEFCVVHPPGAFGLEVRDTASVAPEDIVVHDATVAEPAYAFALSRLPGFDLRNTPIGVFRNVERPTYDGIVQEQVAAARTADTASPQERLGALLNAGDTWTIL
- a CDS encoding homocysteine S-methyltransferase family protein; translation: MTFVLSDTGRYVTDGGLETDLIYHRGLDLPAFASFPLVEDETGRGHLTDYYDGYAAIARRAGAGLLLEAPTWRANPDWGATLGYDAAALDRVNRAAIALLHRIGQRLTGIDDIVVSGVIGPRGDGYVADQRPEVAGAARYHRPQIEAFAAAGADLAHAMTMTTTAEAAGIVRAANEVGLPVAISFTVETDGRLPDATPLGVAIAEVATAGPVAYFGVNCAHPDHIAGGLDDDSATRSIAALRPNASRRTHAELDVAEDLDEGDIPDLRVALDALRQHLPAVRIVGGCCGTDARHVAALWDR
- a CDS encoding 2-oxoacid:acceptor oxidoreductase subunit alpha translates to MNKQVRQLDRVVIRFAGDSGDGMQLTGDRFTSETAQLGNDISTLPNFPAEIRAPAGTLPGVSSFQVHFADYDILTPGDSPNVLVAMNPAALKANLGDLPRGADIIVNTDEFTKRSLAKVGYQSNPLEDGTLDGYALHPVALTSMTVGALAEHDVSKKDAERAKNMFALGLLSWMYSRPYASTLRFLERKFAARPELVAANVAAFKAGWNFGETTEDFAVRYQVKPAQMAPGTYRNITGNAALALGLVAAGVRSGLPVFLGAYPITPASDILHELSKHKRFGVTTMQAEDEIAAIGAALGASYGGSLGVTTTSGPGVALKGETISLAVALELPLVVVDVQRAGPSTGMPTKTEQADLNMALFGRHGEAPVAVVAPRSPSDCFFAALEAARIALTYRTPVILLSDNYVANGSEPWLLPEVESLPDLRVEFASGPNGPDGTFLPYLRDPATLARPWAIPGTPGLEHRIGGLEKADKTGDISYDPANHDFMVRTRAARIESIPVPDIEVEDPDDAARVLVLGWGSTYGPIGAACRTLRQRGLPVAQAHLRHLSPLPANLAEVLRRYERVVIPEMNLGQLAHVIRARYLVDAIGYNQVRGLPFTAAELETMLEEVVKNA
- a CDS encoding TetR/AcrR family transcriptional regulator produces the protein MARDSTATRERILEAAERLVLEYGFGSTTVDGVVAASGTSKGAFFHHFAGKQELARALVARIAAADHRLLAAALAEVAPLGDPAARLLAFLAHFEQVAGTVVEEETGCLYISVLTERQLIDSGTADQIAEVVRTWRTAIAELVRAAFLGRADGGIDAEELADHVFVTFEGAFLLSRALGEPHVAAQLRVLRLMLAGLLA